ACATGAAAGCTGCTACCCGGCCAAGTCATCTTGGTGCGCCGGCCAGCCGCGTCATATTCATAGGAGGTCACCCGCGATCCACCACCAGTGGTATCTGTAACGGATGTTAGCCTTCCCAAACCGTCAAAGACATTGGTAAGTCCTGCACCACCGCTTGACGCCAATTTAGCGGTTGTCTGGCGTCCCAGCAGATCATAGCCATAATAGACATCATTGGCCGTTCCGGGAAGATTTTTCAGTGTCATCCGGTTGAGATTGTCATAGGTGAAAGCGGCTATCTGCCCATCGCGGCGCTGCCGGCTAACCACATTGCCATTGGCATCATAGCCAAAGCGTTCATAGTCTGATGCACTACTGGTATTTGCATTGGTTTTGTGCGGGTAACGGGTTTCATACAAACGATCGTGGCCGTCATAAATATTGGTGGTGCGATTCTGATTTGCATCGGTGAGTGTTTCCACCTGGCCATTGTCCGTATAGGTCGCTGCCCAAGCATCACGGGCATCAGCGGTCAAATAGCCGTCTGTTTGACGCAACAGTTGGTCCGCGCCGTTATAATGGTATCGTGTGATCCGGTCGGGGCCGGCACTGCCTTGGGCCGAAAGGGAACATGCGGCGCCCGACAGGTTGCTATAAACCGCAGGGTTCATCCGCTGCGCTGAGCAGAGAATGCGACCCTTGCTGTCATAGCTATATTCGGTCAACGCTTTTGCTGCGCCTGCAGCAGTTTTCAGTGTTTCCTTGGTCTTGCGGCCATTGGCGTCATATTCCAGCTCCACATAATCGAGTACTGTCATGGCCGCGAGAGCGGCTACTGTTTCACCATTGGTTTTGCCCGTTTCGATCTTAACAATCTGCCCCTCAGCATTATAGCTGTAGCGCTCCGCGCGATTTCTCATCGGACCGCTATAGTCGGGATCCGGGGTGATAGAGCCCGTGCGCCTGCCTAACCTGTCATAGAGAAAATTTTGCCGATCAACAGAGGTTGGCAGCGGACCATCTACCGATGTGATATTTCCGCGACCGTCATAGCCAGTAATAACTGTGGTGCTGAGCGAACCAGAAGCATTTGTTACATTGACGGGAAGCAAGTTTCTACCATTTTGCGTGGATCCATAGTCAATCGTAGTGCGCACTTCGTCAGCACCACCGGAGCAACTGGCCGTTGTCTGACAGGCGGCAATTTCTGTCGGCACCCACATGGCCGGGCCAGCAACCATGTTACCGCTGGCGTCTTTGTAATAAGCGCTTTCCTGAGCGTAGCTGTAGCGCGTCTGTGGCCGCACGCCATTTGGCGCGGCAGGCCTAGTTATGGTCAGCACACCGCCATGGGTGGGGTCATAGGTATAATCCGTCTTCTTGCCATTGGCATCGGTCGTTTGGGTCGGCTTGTTACAGGTTTTCGTGTTGGTACAGCTATTGGGATATTCAGCCGTGGTAACAAGATTGGCGAGGCCGGATCCGGGCTTCGCAACAACCCGCGTTTCCTCGACATTGCCGCGGCTGTCATAGACAAGTTCTCTGTAATTGCCTTCCGGGTATGTGATCCGCGTCAGGCGGCCCGAGCTATCTCGGGTATAGGTTGTCGTGTTGCTTAAATTATCCGTGTAACTTTTGAGCAGGTTGAGGTCCAAGTAAAAAACATAGGTCTCCGGGCTACCTGCTTTTGTCCGCACCACTGTTTTTTCGTTGGCGCCTGCGTTGATAGAATAAGTATAGCTGGATGTTACACCGGCCACCGTTGCCGATGAGACCGTGCCGGTATTATTATAGCTATAAGAGGCTCGATCCGTTGTTGATCCCGGCGGGGTGATAGCGGTCAACTTGTCATTGCTGTCATATTTGTATTTTGTGATGCCTCCGGCATCATCGGTGACGTCAATGTCATTTCCATCCCTACTAAAATTCACTTCCTGCCAATTTCCTGCCAGAGAACAATCGTTTGCATCAGGGTCACAGTATTCTTCCGTGGTATTAATGGCAGTGACACGCGTTAATCGCTGCCATTCGTTCCAAGTGTTGCCATATGTCCCAGGATCAACATCATCGGCATAATCATATTTCAACATATTGCCGTAACTATTTTGGATTGACTGCAATCGTGTCACCCGCCTAGCAATGAAGCAAAAGCTTCCTTCATTTTCTATACACTGCCAATCTCCTCTATAGCTGAAGTTTTTCTCTGATCCGTTGGTTTCTGTCACCTTAGTTGCCAACACTGTTTCGTGGAAACAATCGCCATATGGATCGCCGTCCTCACAGAGCACTGATGATTTCTCACTGAACAAATATTCAGATCCGTCCGCTGCATAGAGCGTAAACGAATAACTACCGTTATTCCTGACAAGTTTTTCGCCATCGCCTTTTGTCGATGTCCACTCGTTGGTTCCTGATGATGTAAAATTGGTTCTACTAGTGCCGCGCACAACTTGTTTCGGTTCCCCATCATCAAATAAATATGCTACATTTTCCTCAGGATAGCGCATTCCGTATTCGGATTGAAACACGAGCTGCCCTGATCCGCCGCCGATCGATAACTCAGGTACCCGAACAACTACATCACCAGACGATAGATCAACACCATTTTCATCAATCGTCGAATGTTCAGGGGGCGTTTCGGAATTGGATTGGGCCATTGCACTACTGGTCCAGAACAGCCCTACCGCCATGGCAGTGAAAGACGCGGATTTTGTGAATCTACTCTGCATTGCATTTGCCCTGTTCAGCTTAGTCATTTTCAACAATCCTTTCTTCGTCCAGACCACCGAATGGCCGATTCAGAAAATTGTGTATTCTCAGCACAACTCACCCCTCACTCTGCCAGCAGCACATATTCAGGCGGATTCGCGTTATGAAATGTCAGCAATTGGGTACAGGCCGCACTGGTGCCGTCTGCGAAATGAAATCGCATTGGCTTCGATTGTGCGACGGCCGTATTGACCTGCGCAAACCAGCCCCAACACGTTTGGGCTGGGACGCCTTTCCATTCATTGTTGAGATTACAGATCTGGGTCCATGCGCCTCGCCATGAGCTAAGGACAACGACCCCGCCCGCTTTCGTTGTGTAGGCACCGCTTATTGTGCCGGCGCAGTCAACCGCCGCGGCATGCGCTTCGGCCGAAAGGGCGACGCAGCTTAGCGCAGCGACCGCTGATGATATGAAAGTTCTGCGCATCATAAATTCTTCGATATTCTCATCATTGTTGGATCCAGAACCGGTCAATTTTCAGCAATCCACCTTGTGAACCGCGCATCTGGATCGCGACTTCTTTGTCCGCAGCCAGAGCGGTCAGAATCGTAGAATATAGTGCTTCTGCAAAGGCAGGATTCTCTGTGTGAAGATAGGCCGCGGCATAGGTGCCTGACACGCCGGAATAGCCAGCTGCTGAAACGACAGACAAATCGATATATTCTTCAAAATACATCAGGACCAAATTATCATCATTCATGTAGGCCTGCCTGACTTTGCCTTTGTACTCACAATAAGGAATGCCTTTCGACACCGCACAAGTAAAAGTCTGCGCCATTGCGCTTTGCGGCATCATGCCGAGCGCCACGATTACAAGAAGGAATCTGGAAATTATTTTCACAGCTTGCTGCCTCCCGTTGATCGCAATTCTGTCATCTTGAAATGTACAACGCGCCATGGCTCGTCAGTTCGTTATAGGTCCCGCCATGCCAGCCGATTGAAGTGCACGTGTGCACATAGGCTTGCAGCTTAAACTGACCGGCAAAGGCGGATAATGCAGTGGACAGAAGCTCAGAATAT
This DNA window, taken from Parasphingorhabdus litoris DSM 22379, encodes the following:
- a CDS encoding RHS repeat domain-containing protein; protein product: MQSRFTKSASFTAMAVGLFWTSSAMAQSNSETPPEHSTIDENGVDLSSGDVVVRVPELSIGGGSGQLVFQSEYGMRYPEENVAYLFDDGEPKQVVRGTSRTNFTSSGTNEWTSTKGDGEKLVRNNGSYSFTLYAADGSEYLFSEKSSVLCEDGDPYGDCFHETVLATKVTETNGSEKNFSYRGDWQCIENEGSFCFIARRVTRLQSIQNSYGNMLKYDYADDVDPGTYGNTWNEWQRLTRVTAINTTEEYCDPDANDCSLAGNWQEVNFSRDGNDIDVTDDAGGITKYKYDSNDKLTAITPPGSTTDRASYSYNNTGTVSSATVAGVTSSYTYSINAGANEKTVVRTKAGSPETYVFYLDLNLLKSYTDNLSNTTTYTRDSSGRLTRITYPEGNYRELVYDSRGNVEETRVVAKPGSGLANLVTTAEYPNSCTNTKTCNKPTQTTDANGKKTDYTYDPTHGGVLTITRPAAPNGVRPQTRYSYAQESAYYKDASGNMVAGPAMWVPTEIAACQTTASCSGGADEVRTTIDYGSTQNGRNLLPVNVTNASGSLSTTVITGYDGRGNITSVDGPLPTSVDRQNFLYDRLGRRTGSITPDPDYSGPMRNRAERYSYNAEGQIVKIETGKTNGETVAALAAMTVLDYVELEYDANGRKTKETLKTAAGAAKALTEYSYDSKGRILCSAQRMNPAVYSNLSGAACSLSAQGSAGPDRITRYHYNGADQLLRQTDGYLTADARDAWAATYTDNGQVETLTDANQNRTTNIYDGHDRLYETRYPHKTNANTSSASDYERFGYDANGNVVSRQRRDGQIAAFTYDNLNRMTLKNLPGTANDVYYGYDLLGRQTTAKLASSGGAGLTNVFDGLGRLTSVTDTTGGGSRVTSYEYDAAGRRTKMTWPGSSFHVTYSYKVDGSLDQIKENGGAAIATYNYDSFGRRTGLTYGNGTSVSYGYDDDEDNISRLYTLTNNLSGSAHDVTAKFKYNPAGQIAEIEQSNDAYAWEGHYNIDRPYTSNGLNQYTLSGTLTPTYDARGNLISEGDHSYGYDIENRLITGPDGVTLSYDPYGRLHQTTGSTTTRLGYDGVDLIAEYDAGGNLLRRYVHGPGTDDPILWYEGTGTSNKRYMHKDERGSVIALSNASGGIHAINSYSPYGIPGWTNEGRFQYTGQTWLKDLEMYHYKARVYSPGMGRFLQTDPIGYGDGMNIYAYVRNDPVNKVDPLGLCNGYDGVEITWCGPERGFFYWRSYAGRWGGNFISDEVQQSIEEALAEADKRIRELAKETACAAASTIGNNDRVRLGADFAAADGGAFRAGGGISIDKKGRIFVDGNAGLGFGLAATGAFGISNVVNAPNESSISITGNGGLGFGLIGGEFQVGGGSSGQIISGSITAGGIPILPGKIGAEATVTANAQVVRQIGSLGCP